The following proteins are co-located in the Leptolyngbya sp. CCY15150 genome:
- a CDS encoding CHASE4 domain-containing protein yields MKLRQKTLLVIGATLVGMVGVFYVAASTILLRAIEQAEEQSNRQTIQSVLNVLGQEKEDFDQRFADWAAWDDTYQFVQDRNQAYIESNLPPEGFADIRLNLGLIVNSAGEVVYGTGFDLERNQFTPVPEAVQRRLVLGDRLMQHPEVNSSLSGILMVPDGAMLISSRPIVTSARQGPIQGTLIAGRLLDDVAVARLSGITHLPIDLRAVNDSNLPTDFQQARAALSAQNPFFFQNRVDGAIDGYTLINDIDDQPAVLLRVELPRDIYNQGKRSVLSLIGAIILTGLIFGVVTLLLLQRLVISRVDQLSANVRRIGAKRDFSLRAHVSGHDELLMLATDVNIMLEALEESQQEISRQNQVMSVYIQQVEQVTEAAAAVESNTFKPEQLNDVAARTDKVGQLARVFTHMVQTVEAREQELKDSKQQLSQQNDALIKLTHSKTLSQGDWLTAVQEITTVAAQSLTVERTSVWLYGQEKTKLNCADLYELSVNRHSQGLDLRAEDYPTYFQALETDQIIATHDAYKDPRLVEFREVYLEPLGIMAMLDAPIRSGGETIGVLCLEQVGTPHVWTVEEQGFVRSLADLVALAIEAHQRQQAEEALRIALENYRGIYEQALEGIFQSTPEGRFINVNPAMASIYNYDSAEEMVAVITDIEQQIYVDPESRDEFKQRLEQGDQVTGFEYRTYQKDGDIIWISESTRAVRGNNGKLLYYEGIIQDITDRKRREDELRRQLEELKIEIDQKKREKEVATLTESTYFQEVRQEVASINLDEFWS; encoded by the coding sequence GTGAAACTACGACAGAAAACCTTACTTGTTATCGGTGCCACGCTAGTGGGGATGGTTGGAGTGTTTTATGTAGCGGCATCCACGATTCTGCTAAGAGCGATCGAGCAGGCAGAGGAACAGAGCAATCGCCAAACTATTCAGAGCGTTTTGAATGTATTGGGCCAAGAAAAAGAAGACTTTGATCAACGTTTTGCGGACTGGGCAGCGTGGGATGACACCTACCAGTTCGTTCAAGATAGAAATCAAGCCTATATCGAATCCAATTTACCTCCCGAAGGCTTTGCCGACATACGATTAAATCTGGGTCTAATCGTAAATTCTGCCGGTGAAGTGGTTTACGGAACTGGCTTCGACTTGGAAAGAAATCAGTTTACGCCTGTGCCGGAAGCTGTACAGAGGCGTCTTGTTTTGGGCGATCGCTTAATGCAGCATCCAGAGGTCAACAGCAGTCTGTCGGGCATCCTCATGGTGCCTGATGGTGCAATGCTGATTTCCTCACGTCCGATCGTGACTAGCGCAAGGCAGGGTCCTATTCAAGGGACGCTGATTGCGGGACGCTTGCTAGATGACGTTGCAGTGGCACGGCTTTCTGGAATTACTCATCTACCCATTGACCTGCGGGCCGTAAATGACTCTAATCTGCCAACTGATTTTCAACAGGCGCGTGCGGCTTTGTCCGCGCAAAATCCTTTCTTTTTTCAAAACCGAGTGGATGGGGCGATTGATGGATACACCCTGATTAATGACATTGACGATCAGCCAGCCGTGCTGCTGCGGGTGGAACTTCCCAGAGATATTTATAACCAGGGGAAGCGTAGTGTTCTTTCGCTGATTGGCGCAATCATTCTGACCGGATTAATTTTTGGCGTGGTAACGCTGCTGTTATTGCAACGACTGGTGATTTCCCGCGTCGATCAACTCAGTGCAAATGTGCGACGGATTGGAGCCAAGAGAGACTTTTCCCTGCGAGCGCATGTGTCTGGTCATGACGAGCTGCTGATGTTGGCAACTGACGTTAATATCATGCTAGAAGCACTGGAAGAATCCCAGCAAGAGATCTCACGGCAGAATCAGGTCATGTCAGTCTATATTCAGCAAGTTGAGCAGGTCACAGAAGCTGCCGCTGCGGTAGAGAGTAACACCTTTAAGCCAGAACAGTTAAATGATGTGGCTGCTCGAACTGACAAGGTAGGGCAACTGGCACGCGTCTTTACCCATATGGTGCAAACCGTAGAAGCACGGGAGCAAGAACTAAAGGATAGCAAACAGCAGCTCAGCCAGCAAAATGACGCCCTGATCAAACTAACCCATAGCAAAACGCTCAGTCAGGGAGACTGGCTAACGGCAGTGCAGGAAATTACAACCGTCGCAGCTCAATCACTCACCGTCGAACGTACCAGCGTTTGGCTGTATGGTCAGGAAAAAACCAAACTTAACTGCGCTGACTTGTATGAACTCAGCGTAAATCGTCACTCCCAAGGACTTGACCTCCGTGCAGAAGATTATCCCACCTACTTTCAAGCATTAGAAACAGACCAGATCATTGCTACCCATGATGCATATAAAGACCCCAGATTAGTGGAGTTTCGAGAGGTTTACCTGGAACCTTTGGGAATTATGGCGATGCTGGATGCTCCTATTCGGTCAGGGGGGGAAACGATTGGCGTGTTATGCCTGGAACAGGTTGGGACTCCCCACGTCTGGACTGTCGAGGAACAGGGATTTGTCCGTTCTCTGGCAGACTTGGTGGCACTGGCGATCGAGGCTCATCAACGTCAACAAGCCGAAGAAGCACTGCGAATTGCGTTAGAAAACTACCGGGGGATCTACGAACAAGCGCTAGAAGGAATTTTTCAATCCACGCCAGAGGGTCGTTTTATCAACGTCAACCCGGCGATGGCTAGCATTTACAACTATGACTCGGCTGAAGAGATGGTTGCCGTCATCACGGATATTGAGCAGCAAATCTATGTTGATCCAGAGAGTCGGGATGAATTTAAGCAGCGGTTAGAGCAAGGTGACCAGGTCACAGGGTTTGAATATCGCACTTACCAAAAAGATGGTGACATTATTTGGATAAGCGAGAGTACTCGTGCGGTTCGAGGTAATAATGGCAAACTGCTCTACTACGAAGGCATCATTCAGGATATTACCGATCGCAAACGCCGTGAAGATGAATTGAGACGACAATTAGAAGAATTAAAGATTGAAATTGACCAGAAGAAACGGGAAAAAGAAGTGGCGACATTGACCGAAAGCACCTACTTCCAAGAAGTGCGGCAAGAGGTAGCAAGCATAAATCTGGATGAATTTTGGAGCTGA
- the glsA gene encoding glutaminase A translates to MSNIGDLQSLASSINAITSPFRNYLNALYEKYQPLNDGAVADYIPELAEAKPEWFGICVVTKEGQVFEVGDCDKLFTIQSISKAFVFGLALEEHGREYVNSKVSVEPTGEAFNAIVLDEATNRPFNPMVNAGAIATTDLIKGSNGTERLKRLLEMFKRYTGRDHDINVPVFLSEKATGFRNRAMAYLMRNFGMVSDNIDETLDLYFQQCSILVNARDLAMLAATLANGGINPVTKERAIHENYVQDVVSVMLTCGMYDGSGEWTYRVGMPAKSGVGGGITALVPNQLGIGTFSPLLDAKGNSLRGLKVCEDLSQDFGLHLFNAATPDKLLAEWIAGSNDINDW, encoded by the coding sequence ATGTCTAATATCGGAGACTTGCAATCCCTAGCCAGTTCCATCAATGCTATTACATCTCCTTTTCGGAATTATTTGAATGCCTTGTACGAGAAATACCAACCGCTCAATGATGGTGCTGTTGCCGATTACATCCCCGAACTGGCAGAGGCAAAACCAGAGTGGTTTGGCATTTGCGTGGTGACGAAAGAGGGGCAGGTGTTTGAGGTGGGCGACTGTGACAAGCTATTCACTATTCAATCTATTTCAAAAGCCTTTGTTTTTGGGCTGGCATTGGAGGAACATGGGCGTGAGTATGTCAATAGCAAGGTTAGTGTGGAACCCACGGGTGAGGCGTTTAACGCGATTGTATTGGACGAAGCCACCAACCGTCCCTTCAATCCGATGGTCAATGCGGGAGCGATCGCCACGACCGACTTAATCAAGGGCAGCAACGGCACCGAACGCTTGAAGCGGTTGCTGGAAATGTTCAAGCGCTACACCGGGCGAGATCACGACATTAACGTGCCAGTGTTTTTATCTGAAAAGGCTACTGGCTTCCGCAACCGAGCAATGGCCTACCTGATGCGTAACTTCGGTATGGTCAGCGACAATATTGACGAAACCCTGGATCTGTACTTTCAGCAATGTTCAATTTTGGTGAATGCACGAGATCTGGCCATGCTGGCAGCGACCCTGGCGAATGGGGGTATCAATCCCGTGACGAAAGAACGGGCAATTCACGAGAACTATGTGCAGGATGTGGTGAGTGTCATGCTGACCTGCGGCATGTATGATGGCTCCGGCGAGTGGACTTACCGGGTGGGTATGCCTGCCAAAAGCGGTGTTGGTGGCGGCATTACGGCCCTGGTTCCCAATCAGCTTGGCATCGGCACCTTCTCCCCCCTGTTAGATGCCAAGGGTAACAGCCTGCGGGGGCTTAAGGTCTGTGAAGACCTTTCCCAAGACTTTGGTCTACATCTCTTTAATGCCGCGACCCCAGACAAGCTCCTAGCCGAGTGGATCGCGGGGAGTAACGACATCAATGACTGGTAA
- a CDS encoding PAS domain-containing protein, with product MATVVVAITLTLSLFLPLGWSAWNAYQTFNRVIINDFRLQYLVGSIIHLDEVLTMSARMNAATGDTRWELRYNEFEPQLDVAIEEAIAIAPEAYEGEGAEQTNLANQKLVAWERQSFDLVRSGQQAAAVDLLFSHEYEQQKAIYAQGIQLSLNATQARILKNLSNFAQQLILASAIAALSLLMLLPIWWVVLQVLQRYLEARNIAEHALHAAKDQLEAVLDAVPGPISWIDSGGVYIGVNRYLANSWSMSQGAFIGRSVNSLNGNAQLAHFLQEFITSPRESDSRTIEVEVKGMPRYYLVAVQKYQQGTAVVSVGIDITEQKHAEIALRIAEDSYRSIFENAVEGIFQSSPMGHFIKVNPALAKIYGYNSPQEMMESITNISEQLYVDAERRTDFIAAIEKHGTVKDFEYRCYCKDGSIIWTQIDARVVRDGNGQVLYYEGIVQDITERINREDRLRQQLKELQIEIDHQKRVEEVATLTASSYFQEVQQEVSAIDLDKFWG from the coding sequence GTGGCGACTGTGGTCGTGGCGATCACCCTGACCCTGTCGCTGTTTCTACCGCTGGGGTGGAGTGCCTGGAATGCTTACCAGACCTTCAATCGCGTTATCATCAACGATTTTCGCTTGCAGTATCTAGTAGGCTCGATCATTCATCTGGATGAAGTGCTCACCATGTCAGCCCGGATGAACGCCGCCACGGGCGATACTCGCTGGGAATTGCGTTACAACGAATTTGAGCCGCAGCTTGATGTCGCTATTGAAGAAGCGATCGCCATTGCCCCAGAAGCCTATGAGGGAGAAGGGGCTGAACAAACCAACCTTGCCAACCAGAAACTGGTCGCTTGGGAGCGGCAGTCTTTTGACTTGGTGCGTAGTGGGCAGCAGGCGGCAGCGGTAGATTTGCTCTTCAGCCATGAGTATGAACAGCAAAAAGCGATTTATGCCCAGGGCATTCAGCTTAGCCTGAACGCTACTCAGGCCCGCATCCTCAAGAACCTGAGTAACTTTGCCCAACAGTTGATTCTAGCCAGTGCGATCGCGGCCCTCAGCCTGCTTATGCTGTTACCCATCTGGTGGGTCGTCTTGCAGGTCTTGCAGCGTTATCTGGAGGCCCGTAACATCGCAGAACACGCCCTACACGCTGCCAAAGATCAGCTAGAAGCGGTGCTGGATGCTGTCCCAGGTCCCATCTCGTGGATTGACTCGGGCGGAGTTTACATTGGCGTCAATCGCTACCTAGCCAATAGCTGGAGCATGTCCCAGGGAGCCTTCATTGGACGCAGTGTCAACTCGCTCAATGGCAATGCTCAATTAGCCCACTTTTTGCAAGAATTCATCACCAGCCCCCGCGAATCGGACTCTCGAACCATCGAAGTCGAAGTTAAGGGTATGCCTCGTTACTATTTGGTTGCCGTGCAAAAATATCAGCAGGGTACAGCGGTCGTTTCGGTGGGAATTGATATCACCGAGCAGAAACATGCAGAAATCGCTCTACGAATTGCTGAAGACAGCTACCGCAGTATCTTTGAAAATGCTGTGGAAGGAATTTTTCAATCCTCCCCAATGGGCCACTTTATCAAAGTAAACCCGGCTTTAGCGAAGATCTACGGCTATAACTCGCCCCAGGAAATGATGGAGAGCATCACGAATATTTCAGAACAGCTCTATGTGGATGCTGAGCGACGAACTGACTTTATCGCTGCCATTGAAAAGCACGGCACCGTTAAAGACTTTGAGTACCGCTGCTACTGCAAAGACGGCAGCATTATCTGGACCCAAATCGATGCCCGCGTGGTTAGGGATGGCAATGGCCAAGTTCTCTACTACGAAGGCATCGTTCAGGATATTACTGAACGCATAAACCGTGAGGATCGGCTCCGACAACAGCTCAAAGAATTGCAAATCGAAATCGATCACCAAAAACGAGTTGAAGAAGTCGCCACCCTAACTGCCAGTAGCTACTTCCAGGAAGTCCAGCAGGAAGTATCGGCAATTGACTTAGATAAGTTCTGGGGCTGA
- a CDS encoding iron uptake porin: protein MTILGLLGVTLGVSGTPAIATPLDALSSHSLTDNTLPAIANGLNDELNQTTAVSQLSDVQPTDWAYTALRSLVERYGAIAGYPDGTFRGNRALTRYEFAAGLTAVLDRINEQLNDSSGLMLQREDLEIIQRLQAEFAGELATVRGRVDALEARTAELESHQFSTTTRLNGYTIFTVNAGTQAGVDDPNIAFTSSVGLYLSTSFNGNDVLITHIVMGNDSFNDAVGFLLGDSGAFRNNLIEAGNEITDRALRQRGLSLDNFPNLRLSNQDSIEDIRDTLAGNLQRLARDAEASTSEAQAVFNRVTTAVETAQGINGFLQINSALEYYASENLLGLSQLSYTFSPSSNISVSLFAQDYASSYVDFNRYANSSLRDFSTYGFINNQLLLGNDPGGAGAAVSWNPDAGALTLRAVYRADAAAIATRPSNVGNQGGLFGDPYLGIVEVSYEPSSQFGISLQYSGGAQGDNEYNVLGANLQLGLGETVGLFGRFGYAYNFPGDIRPSSWSAGVTIADLFAPGALTGIGVAQPLIFQEDVINFFNRTQTSFEAFYQLPLTDQISIIPVVQVITNPGNRDESTIWTGTIKTVFLF from the coding sequence GTGACAATTCTGGGACTCCTGGGGGTTACTCTGGGAGTCTCGGGCACTCCCGCGATCGCTACTCCCCTTGATGCCCTTTCCAGCCACTCCCTGACAGACAATACGTTGCCTGCAATAGCCAATGGGCTAAATGATGAACTGAATCAGACCACGGCTGTATCGCAACTATCTGACGTACAGCCAACCGATTGGGCATACACCGCCTTACGCTCTTTAGTAGAGCGCTATGGCGCGATCGCAGGGTATCCTGATGGTACGTTTCGAGGTAATCGGGCACTCACGCGGTATGAATTTGCGGCGGGCTTAACTGCCGTTCTCGATCGCATCAATGAACAACTCAATGATTCTTCTGGGCTTATGCTGCAACGGGAAGATCTTGAGATAATTCAGCGGCTTCAAGCAGAGTTTGCAGGAGAGTTGGCAACGGTGCGAGGGCGGGTCGATGCGCTAGAAGCAAGAACGGCGGAATTAGAAAGTCACCAGTTTTCAACGACGACTCGACTCAACGGGTACACCATCTTTACTGTAAATGCTGGAACTCAAGCGGGCGTTGATGACCCCAACATCGCCTTTACTAGCAGCGTTGGGCTATATCTCAGTACTAGCTTTAACGGTAACGATGTACTGATCACCCACATTGTAATGGGTAATGATAGTTTTAATGATGCGGTAGGCTTTCTGCTGGGCGATTCTGGGGCATTTAGAAACAACCTGATCGAAGCCGGGAACGAAATCACCGATCGCGCCTTGAGACAAAGAGGCTTGAGCTTAGACAACTTTCCTAACCTACGGTTGAGCAATCAAGACAGTATTGAAGACATTCGGGATACCCTGGCTGGCAATCTGCAAAGGCTAGCACGCGACGCAGAAGCCTCTACTTCAGAAGCACAAGCCGTCTTCAATCGGGTAACTACGGCGGTAGAAACCGCTCAAGGTATAAATGGCTTCCTTCAAATCAACAGTGCGCTGGAATATTATGCTTCTGAAAATTTATTAGGGTTATCGCAACTCAGCTATACGTTTTCCCCCTCATCGAATATCAGCGTTTCGCTATTTGCTCAAGACTACGCCTCTAGCTACGTAGACTTTAACCGCTACGCGAACAGCAGCTTGCGAGATTTCTCAACCTACGGATTCATCAATAACCAGCTTCTATTAGGAAACGACCCTGGTGGAGCAGGGGCTGCGGTTAGTTGGAACCCTGATGCGGGGGCGTTAACGTTAAGAGCAGTGTATCGGGCTGATGCAGCGGCGATCGCCACTCGTCCCTCTAATGTCGGCAATCAGGGTGGCTTATTTGGCGATCCGTATTTGGGAATTGTTGAAGTTAGTTATGAGCCTTCTTCCCAGTTTGGTATTAGTTTGCAGTATAGCGGCGGCGCTCAGGGTGACAACGAATACAACGTGCTGGGGGCAAACCTACAGTTAGGGCTTGGGGAAACAGTAGGGCTGTTTGGGCGGTTTGGCTATGCGTATAACTTTCCGGGGGATATTCGACCCAGTAGTTGGTCGGCTGGTGTGACGATCGCAGATTTATTTGCACCGGGAGCACTAACAGGCATTGGGGTTGCTCAACCGCTAATCTTTCAAGAAGATGTGATCAACTTCTTCAACCGTACCCAAACCAGTTTTGAAGCCTTCTACCAACTACCGTTGACTGACCAAATCAGTATTATACCTGTGGTGCAAGTCATCACCAATCCCGGCAATCGTGACGAAAGCACAATCTGGACGGGAACGATAAAAACAGTTTTTCTATTTTAG